A segment of the Chryseobacterium scophthalmum genome:
CGATGGAAGATGACGAAAAAATACTGATCAAAATGCTGAAAGCCGGAGCAAAAGGATATTTATTAAAAGATATGCAGCCTTCGATACTTTTTCAGGCAATTGATACCGTATTTGAAAAAGGAAGTTTTTACACCGATTTTGTTGCTCAGAAGCTATTACAAGTAAAAGCTGAAGATACTAAAATCGCATCTTTACTTTCAGAATTAAAAGGCAGAGAAATAGATTTTATAAAATGGGCATGTAGCGAACTTACCTATAAAGAAATTGCAGACAAAATGTTTGTAAGTCCTAAAACAATCGATGGTTACAGAGATTCTGTTTTTATTAAATTAGATATCAAAAATAGAGTGGGCCTCGTACTTTTTGCGATGAAACACAACTTATGTTGATTTAATGTATAAATAACGATTTATTTTAAAAGTCCTTCCTGATTATCAGTGAAGGGCTTTTTATGTTTTTCAGTTTATATTCAATTTGAAAACGAGTGTTTTTCCTGTGATGGTAATAGAATTTTTAACAATAAAATTGCGTTCTAACCCCTTAGAAGTTATAATATGTGGTAAGTGTGTGGTCAATTTTTATCATAATATAAGTTTTATTGTTTTACTTTATGAACGTATTCTTATGCTAAAAAGAAAATAAGAAACTGTAGTTTTTATATAAGTTTTTGAGTGTTAAAGTAAAAATTTAATATTCATTCGTTGTATTAAAAATTAACTCCGAAAAACACATTGATGATGAAAGTATTAAAAATTGTAATCTTTTTGTTTGCAGTTACCTGTTTTGGGCAAAACAAAATAAACATATCCGAATCAACCTTTGATATTTACCAAAAACCTTTTAAAAGTTCTGGACAAATAATTAATGAGGGTGAGAAAATGCTTAAGACATCTAATACTGATGCTGAAACTTCTAAAAGCTATCTTTACCTTTTTGTTGGGTATTATTTAAAAGGGAATTTTAGTAAAAGTATTTTCTATGCTAAAAAAGCTGATTCCTTATTCCTGGAGCAGCATTCATTAGAAGGAAGTTTTATTGCCAGTTATTATTTGTCTCTGTCTTATCATAAGTCCGGGGTTATGCAAAAAGCCACTCAATATATGAGTAAGGCAGAAAAAACTGCTCAAAAATCAGATAATCCCTATTTAGCTGCAATGACGTTGAAACTAAAGGCGATTTCTTTAGAAAATGAAAAAAAGTTTGATGCAGCCATTCCATATCTTGTACGCTGTAATAATTATTCTCAAAAAAGCTCAGATAAAAACTTCCCCCAATTTGCCATCTCTGAATTTGCCTTTTCAAAATGTTATTTGGCTTTCGATTACCTCAAGGTAGGCAATTTAGAAGAAGCTA
Coding sequences within it:
- a CDS encoding response regulator transcription factor, which encodes MKTIPIAVVDDHTLMSKALENMIVENPQYRVIMNHPNGEDFIEALEKASELPAVVLMDINMPFKNGIETTEWLSEHYPDIKVIALTMEDDEKILIKMLKAGAKGYLLKDMQPSILFQAIDTVFEKGSFYTDFVAQKLLQVKAEDTKIASLLSELKGREIDFIKWACSELTYKEIADKMFVSPKTIDGYRDSVFIKLDIKNRVGLVLFAMKHNLC